A DNA window from Amycolatopsis sp. DSM 110486 contains the following coding sequences:
- a CDS encoding DUF6510 family protein, with amino-acid sequence MTMFDGNAIAGTLNAVFGGEMTTASGTCASCGATEVLAQLRVYRDAPGVVARCGHCDAILMVIVEKRGINCVDVSGFAALEEPTQL; translated from the coding sequence ATGACGATGTTCGACGGCAACGCCATCGCCGGCACTCTCAACGCGGTGTTCGGCGGCGAGATGACCACGGCGAGCGGAACCTGCGCGTCGTGCGGCGCCACGGAAGTCCTGGCGCAGCTGCGGGTCTACCGCGACGCGCCGGGTGTGGTGGCCCGCTGCGGGCATTGCGACGCGATCCTGATGGTCATCGTGGAGAAGCGCGGTATCAACTGCGTGGACGTGTCGGGCTTCGCGGCACTGGAGGAGCCCACTCAGCTCTGA
- a CDS encoding sulfite oxidase-like oxidoreductase: MMAFTRNFRGKRREEVDPGRVPPGQYVTPGFPVLSAGPTPKVVADDWTFTVRDAAKRPVTWTWDALRALPAESITVDIHCVTKWSKLDTTWTGVSLDTMLDSVETRAGYAVAFSEGGYTTNLPLADLTGGKAWLVHEFGGAPLEPEHGGPVRLLVPHLYFWKSAKWVRGLDLREQDVPGFWERYGYHNYGDPWREQRYAGD; encoded by the coding sequence CTGATGGCCTTCACCCGCAACTTCCGCGGCAAGCGCCGCGAGGAGGTCGACCCGGGGCGAGTGCCGCCCGGGCAGTACGTGACGCCGGGGTTCCCGGTGCTCTCCGCGGGGCCGACTCCGAAGGTGGTCGCCGACGACTGGACGTTCACCGTCCGCGACGCCGCGAAGCGGCCCGTCACCTGGACCTGGGACGCGCTGCGCGCGCTGCCCGCCGAGTCGATCACCGTGGACATCCACTGCGTCACCAAGTGGTCGAAGCTCGACACGACGTGGACCGGCGTCTCGCTCGACACGATGCTCGACAGTGTGGAAACCCGGGCCGGTTACGCGGTCGCCTTCAGTGAAGGCGGCTACACCACGAACCTGCCGCTGGCCGACCTCACCGGGGGCAAGGCCTGGCTGGTCCACGAGTTCGGCGGCGCCCCGCTCGAACCCGAACACGGCGGCCCGGTGCGGTTGCTCGTGCCCCACCTCTACTTCTGGAAGAGCGCCAAGTGGGTGCGGGGCCTCGACCTGCGCGAGCAGGACGTACCCGGCTTCTGGGAGCGCTACGGATACCACAATTACGGAGACCCATGGCGGGAACAGCGCTACGCCGGCGACTGA
- a CDS encoding ferredoxin reductase — MAGTALRRRLNWQQAAVTGLVAETPNTRSIAFALPDWPGHRAGQHVDVRLTAEDGYRAERSYSIASAPEDPDVVLTVERLDDGEVSPYLVDELRVGDEVELRGPVGGHFVWESTCGSPVLLVAGGSGVVPFRSMLRHHAAAGSTVPMRLLYSARSRETLIYADEFTRIGGRGGIDIRVTLTRENSGTRPGEHGRIDRDFLTRAGLPPTEEPVVYVCGPTGFVETVANTLVDLGHRPERIRTERFGGTGTP, encoded by the coding sequence ATGGCGGGAACAGCGCTACGCCGGCGACTGAACTGGCAGCAGGCCGCGGTGACCGGCCTCGTCGCGGAGACGCCGAACACCCGCAGCATCGCGTTCGCCCTGCCGGACTGGCCGGGCCACCGCGCGGGCCAGCACGTCGACGTGCGCCTGACCGCCGAGGACGGCTACCGGGCCGAGCGCAGCTACTCGATCGCCTCGGCGCCGGAGGACCCCGACGTGGTGCTCACGGTCGAGCGGCTCGACGACGGCGAGGTCTCGCCCTATCTCGTCGACGAGCTGCGCGTCGGCGACGAGGTGGAGCTGCGCGGCCCCGTCGGCGGGCACTTCGTGTGGGAGTCCACGTGCGGCAGTCCGGTGCTGCTCGTCGCGGGCGGCTCCGGCGTGGTGCCGTTCCGTTCGATGCTGCGCCACCACGCCGCGGCGGGCAGCACGGTGCCGATGCGACTGCTGTATTCGGCGCGGTCGCGGGAGACCCTGATCTACGCCGACGAGTTCACCCGGATCGGGGGACGCGGCGGGATCGACATCCGCGTCACACTCACTCGCGAAAACTCGGGCACCCGGCCGGGCGAGCACGGGCGGATCGACCGGGACTTCCTCACTCGGGCCGGCCTGCCGCCCACCGAGGAGCCCGTGGTCTACGTGTGCGGGCCGACCGGGTTCGTCGAGACGGTGGCGAACACGCTCGTCGACCTCGGTCACCGGCCCGAGCGGATCCGGACCGAACGCTTCGGCGGAACGGGGACACCATGA
- a CDS encoding AAA family ATPase — MLDRRAERETLDRLLDSVRAGKSQVLVLRGEAGVGKTVLLDHLARQAAGLRVARAGGVQSEMELAFAGLHQLCAPMLDGAEALPDPQRVALRTAFGLSPGPAPDRFLVGLAVLGLLAEEARNRPLLCVIDDAQWLDSASAQALAFVARRLVAESVALVFAVREPAAATELTGVAQLVVEGLPDAAAHDLLDSVLRLPADDRVRDRIVAETRGNPLALVELSRGLSPKELAEGFSLAGATTIPRRIEQRYQARLAQLDSDTTRLLLIAALEPQGDPVTLWRAAGLLDIGAEAAEPALAAGLIEIGTHVRFHHPLVRSAIYQAAAPSERRRAHWALAQVTDPETDQDRRAWHAAQAAEAPAEEAAEELGRAACRAQARGGMAAAAAMLERAAELTADPKTRAKRTLEAAHVTHVAGAPEEALRLLSIAEAGPLDRLEKAEADLLRGRISMTVNRGREAPPLLFAAARQLEELDVRLARETYLDALLAGMFAGVTDAELREVAEAARAAPRSPQPPGPADLLLDGLAIRFTDGFAPSLPMLRRALSAFRTPDLSLKELHWLWLAHIMAGNMWDEQTLDTARHLQLARDKGALNTLPLALASHIGAHVYAGDLVTAAHLRDELAEVSRATGIPAATYGTLLLAAWRGREDEARAVIARTEAEAVRRGEGFGLLIVGSARAVLCNSLGHYAEALASSEDARQRPPVMGVEPWLALVELIEAATRLGKTAAAEDAFARLVETTRASGTDWALGVEARSRALLATGEDAESAYREAVERLSRTRIRGECARARLLYGEWLRRRRRRADAREQLRAAHDMFTEMGMEAFAERAGRELRATGGTARKRSVETGTELTAQEAQIVRMVREGLSNAEIGARLFLSPRTVEWHLGRIYDKLNVTSRRQLQS, encoded by the coding sequence GTGCTGGACCGGCGCGCGGAACGCGAGACCCTCGACCGGCTGCTGGACTCCGTCCGCGCCGGTAAGAGCCAGGTGCTCGTGCTGCGCGGCGAGGCGGGCGTCGGCAAGACCGTGCTGCTCGACCACCTGGCCCGCCAGGCCGCCGGGCTCCGCGTCGCCCGCGCCGGGGGCGTCCAGTCCGAAATGGAGCTTGCGTTCGCCGGCCTGCACCAGCTGTGCGCGCCGATGCTCGACGGCGCCGAAGCCCTGCCGGATCCACAGCGGGTGGCGCTGCGCACCGCGTTCGGCCTGAGCCCGGGCCCCGCGCCCGACCGGTTCCTCGTCGGCCTGGCCGTGCTGGGTCTGCTGGCCGAGGAGGCGCGAAACCGGCCGTTGCTGTGCGTGATCGACGACGCCCAGTGGCTGGACAGCGCTTCCGCGCAAGCCCTCGCCTTCGTCGCGCGCCGGCTGGTCGCCGAGTCGGTCGCGCTGGTGTTCGCGGTGCGGGAGCCGGCCGCGGCCACGGAACTGACGGGCGTCGCGCAGCTTGTGGTCGAGGGTTTGCCCGACGCGGCGGCCCACGACCTGCTCGACTCCGTGCTGCGCCTGCCCGCCGACGACCGCGTGCGCGACCGGATCGTCGCCGAGACCCGCGGCAACCCGCTGGCGCTGGTGGAGCTCTCGCGCGGGCTGAGCCCGAAGGAGCTGGCCGAGGGATTCTCCCTGGCCGGTGCGACCACGATCCCGCGTCGCATCGAGCAGCGTTACCAGGCGCGGCTGGCCCAGCTCGACTCCGACACCACGCGCTTGCTGCTGATCGCCGCACTGGAACCGCAGGGCGACCCGGTGACGCTGTGGCGTGCGGCCGGGCTGCTCGACATCGGCGCCGAAGCAGCGGAACCCGCGCTGGCGGCCGGGTTGATCGAGATCGGCACCCACGTGCGCTTCCACCACCCGCTGGTGCGCTCGGCGATCTACCAGGCCGCGGCACCGAGCGAGCGGCGCCGGGCGCACTGGGCGCTCGCGCAGGTCACCGACCCCGAGACCGACCAGGACCGCCGCGCCTGGCACGCGGCGCAGGCCGCCGAAGCACCCGCGGAAGAGGCCGCCGAAGAGCTCGGCCGGGCGGCATGCCGGGCGCAGGCCCGGGGCGGCATGGCGGCCGCCGCGGCGATGCTGGAGCGCGCGGCGGAGCTGACGGCGGACCCCAAGACCCGGGCGAAGCGCACCCTGGAGGCGGCCCACGTCACGCACGTCGCGGGCGCGCCGGAGGAAGCGCTGCGGCTCTTGTCGATCGCCGAGGCCGGCCCGCTCGACCGGCTCGAGAAGGCCGAGGCCGACCTGCTGCGCGGCCGGATCTCGATGACCGTCAACCGCGGCCGCGAGGCGCCGCCGCTGCTGTTCGCCGCGGCCCGGCAGCTCGAGGAGCTGGACGTGCGGCTGGCCCGCGAGACCTACCTCGACGCGCTGCTGGCTGGGATGTTCGCGGGCGTGACCGACGCCGAACTGCGTGAGGTCGCCGAGGCCGCGCGCGCCGCACCGCGGTCGCCGCAGCCTCCGGGCCCGGCCGACCTGCTGCTCGACGGCCTGGCGATCCGGTTCACCGACGGTTTCGCGCCCTCGCTGCCGATGCTGCGGCGGGCGCTGAGCGCGTTTCGCACTCCCGATCTGTCGCTGAAGGAACTGCACTGGCTGTGGCTCGCCCACATCATGGCCGGGAACATGTGGGACGAGCAGACGCTCGACACCGCGCGGCACCTGCAGCTCGCGCGCGACAAGGGCGCGCTCAACACCCTGCCGCTCGCGCTCGCGTCGCACATCGGCGCCCACGTCTACGCGGGTGACCTGGTCACCGCGGCGCACCTGCGCGACGAGCTCGCCGAGGTGTCGCGGGCGACCGGGATTCCGGCGGCGACGTACGGGACGCTGCTGCTGGCCGCGTGGCGTGGGCGCGAGGACGAGGCACGCGCCGTGATCGCGCGCACCGAAGCGGAGGCAGTGCGGCGCGGGGAAGGGTTCGGGCTGCTGATCGTCGGGTCGGCCCGTGCGGTGCTGTGCAACAGTCTCGGCCACTACGCGGAAGCGCTGGCGTCGAGCGAAGACGCGCGGCAGCGGCCGCCGGTGATGGGTGTGGAGCCGTGGCTCGCGCTGGTGGAGCTGATCGAAGCCGCCACCCGGCTCGGCAAGACCGCGGCGGCCGAGGACGCGTTCGCCCGGCTCGTGGAGACCACGCGCGCCAGCGGCACCGACTGGGCGCTGGGCGTCGAAGCCCGCTCACGCGCGTTGCTGGCCACCGGCGAAGACGCCGAGAGCGCTTACCGCGAGGCCGTGGAACGCCTGTCGCGCACCCGCATCCGGGGCGAGTGCGCGCGGGCGCGACTCCTGTACGGGGAGTGGCTGCGCCGCCGGCGCCGTCGGGCCGACGCGCGGGAACAGCTGCGCGCCGCCCACGACATGTTCACCGAGATGGGCATGGAGGCGTTCGCCGAACGCGCGGGCCGCGAGCTGCGGGCGACCGGCGGCACGGCGCGCAAGCGTTCCGTCGAGACCGGCACGGAGCTCACCGCGCAGGAGGCCCAGATCGTGCGGATGGTGCGCGAGGGACTGTCGAACGCGGAGATCGGCGCGCGGCTGTTCCTCAGCCCGCGCACGGTGGAATGGCACCTGGGGCGGATCTACGACAAGCTCAACGTCACGTCCCGGCGCCAGCTTCAGAGCTGA